One Cicer arietinum cultivar CDC Frontier isolate Library 1 chromosome 8, Cicar.CDCFrontier_v2.0, whole genome shotgun sequence DNA segment encodes these proteins:
- the LOC101510687 gene encoding uncharacterized protein isoform X4 produces the protein MDRNFRNNYRGGWNDMRFNDFSQGHFNHPYQIPNDRGHHYAENKYLPHHAPQYFPDNRSYPLQMPEKYANKGLPHQIPEKYANKGLPHQIPELNIPNVASSSVQRPQHAPEYYADNRYLPHQTPGRYTDKMMHVPHQMPKEYAEKGLPHQIPEPTIPAVAPPPVQYLLQRIHCEICDVSFPRKNLKEHNNGKKHRGILELREQSTKHKTSNGQYSRFRYKELPNEGSKRKHRDNTCAKVCGLMAKNVSDDDARSLEYKKVPTERFERKNRDNTGTKDCGLKEENVNYEAPSYKDVPAERSKRKLGDNTGALDHSFKEKNVSYDAPSSEVPTERSERKNSDNTCAKDHGFEVGNASHEAPSYKKVKAERFKRKFRDNIGAKDHGFKQRIGGGTGGKYMKMNNGIRRPMKSSKPKVNDLSNSVKSPVQIPELTPPSGHVASPIVAPISVEESSFEPQFQHVSDSPTQESKGKEHHELQDTTMEMNDQQQSTPVELSASASFNISAETEYMNCDFAPIAMPEGKEHDEIQNFAVETNDQLQSISTELHASAGSNISTVAEDKCSDPAALLIASPQGPVTSQVFTPSPTVGSSFEPKIQIDSQTEVAESEEHPEVQNCGVETNDHSLAGSNTNSPIEDTCSDSGAIVIAPPQSPIASQVSIPEAVAVVSSFEPKSRQIIQTEMSEDEVHNEIQNHTVDSNDQQQSISMESHTPAGSVNSDSAAIELVIEPLAFKPPHAAESSFEPPLAFEGIACSESQIPTDETDIQPLALVLVEKAPSDESPQADLEMPVSDTELGIAQIPQVPVCLKCGDEGFVETLVYCKKCEDVSLHRYCLDGPVVFTDEVIWFCEDCEVKEVHTAYPDQCTLPLPSRMNNAAVDSSEDRVTAVAPQPVADPIWRHWIQGVGATYC, from the exons Atg GATAGGAATTTTCGAAACAATTATAGAGGTGGCTGGAATGATATGCGATTCAATGATTTTAGTCAAGGCCATTTTAACCATCCTTACCAAATTCCCAATGATCGTGGTCACCACTATGCTGAGAACAAGTACTTACCACATCATGCGCCACAATATTTTCCTGATAACAGGTCTTACCCACTTCAAATGCCAGAAAAATATGCTAACAAGGGTTTACCACATCAAATCCCAGAAAAATATGCTAACAAGGGTTTACCACATCAAATCCCAGAACTAAATATTCCTAATGTAGCCTCGTCCTCAGTACAACGTCCACAACATGCACCGGAATATTATGCCGATAATAGGTATTTACCGCATCAAACGCCAGGACGCTATACTGATAAGATGATGCACGTACCACATCAAATGCCAAAAGAATATGCGGAAAAAGGCCTACCACATCAAATTCCGGAACCAACTATACCTGCTGTAGCCCCACCCCCAGTACAATATCTACTACAAAGGATACATTGTGAAATTTGTGATGTTTCATTTCCTCGCAAGAACTTGAAAGAACATAATAATGGAAAGAAACATCGAGGAATTTTAGAACTACGTGAGCAATCAACGAAACATAAAACTTCAAATGGACAATATAGTAGATTCAGGTACAAGGAACTTCCAAACGAAGGGTCTAAAAGGAAACACAGGGATAACACTTGTGCAAAGGTTTGTGGTTTAATGGCAAAAAATGTGAGTGATGATGATGCTCGTAGTTTGGAGTACAAGAAAGTTCCAACTGAAAggtttgaaaggaaaaatagggaTAACACTGGGACAAAGGATTGCGGTTTAAAGGAAGAAAATGTGAATTATGAAGCTCCTAGTTACAAGGATGTTCCAGCTGAAAGGTCTAAAAGGAAACTCGGGGATAACACTGGTGCTCTGGATCACAGTTTCAAGGAAAAAAATGTGAGTTATGATGCTCCTAGTTCGGAAGTTCCAACTGAAAGGTCTGAAAGGAAAAACAGTGATAACACCTGTGCAAAGGATCATGGTTTTGAGGTAGGAAATGCGAGTCATGAAGCTCCTAGTTACAAGAAAGTTAAAGCTGAAAGGTTTAAAAGGAAATTCAGGGATAACATTGGTGCAAAGGATCATGGTTTCAAGCAAAGAATTGGAGGTGGCACAGGAGGTAAATACATGAAGATGAATAATGGGATAAGAAGGCCCATGAAATCATCAAAACCTAAGGTCAATGATCTGTCAAATTCAGTCAAATCTCCTGTCCAAATACCTGAGTTAACACCACCATCAGGGCATGTGGCTTCTCCTATAGTGGCACCAATCTCAGTAGAAGAATCTAGTTTCGAGCCACAGTTTCAGCATGTCTCAGACTCACCGACTCAAGAGTCCAAAGGCAAAGAACATCATGAGCTTCAAGATACTACTATGGAAATGAATGATCAGCAACAATCAACCCCAGTAGAGTTGAGTGCCTCAGCAAGCTTTAATATTAGTGCCGAGACAGAGTATATGAATTGTGATTTTGCACCAATAGCAATGCCAGAAGGAAAAGAACATGATGAGATTCAGAACTTTGCTGTGGAAACAAATGATCAGTTGCAATCAATCTCAACGGAATTGCATGCCTCTGCAGGTTCTAATATTAGCACTGTGGCTGAAGATAAATGTTCTGACCCTGCTGCACTACTGATAGCATCACCACAAGGTCCTGTGACTTCTCAGGTATTCACACCATCACCAACAGTTGGATCAAGTTTCGAACccaaaattcaaattgattcaCAGACAGAAGTGGCAGAAAGCGAAGAACATCCCGAGGTTCAGAATTGTGGTGTGGAAACAAATGATCATTCCCTTGCAGGTTCTAATACTAATAGCCCGATTGAAGACACGTGTTCTGATTCTGGTGCAATAGTAATAGCACCACCACAATCTCCCATTGCTTCTCAGGTATCCATACCAGAAGCAGTGGCAGTTGTATCAAGTTTTGAACCCAAAAGTCGACAAATTATACAGACAGAAATGTCAGAAGACGAAGTTCATAATGAGATTCAGAATCATACTGTTGATTCAAATGATCAGCAACAATCAATCTCGATGGAGAGTCACACTCCTGCTGGTTCTGTGAACTCTGATTCTGCAGCAATAGAATTAGTTATAGAACCACTTGCATTCAAACCACCACATGCAGCGGAGTCAAGTTTTGAACCACCACTTGCATTCGAAGGCATAGCATGTTCTGAGAGCCAAATTCCTACCGATGAAACAGATATTCAACCGCTCGCATTAGTTTTAGTGGAGAAGGCCCCTTCAGATGAAAGTCCTCAAGCTGACCTTGAGATGCCTGTTTCCGACACTGAGTTAGGGATAGCTCAAATTCCTCAG GTCCCAGTTTGTCTTAAGTGTGGTGATGAAGGCTTTGTAGAGACGTTGGTATATTGCAAGAAATGTGAAGATGTTTCACTGCATAG GTATTGTTTAGATGGGCCTGTGGTTTTTACCGACGAGGTTATTTGGTTTTGTGAGGATTGTGAAGTAAAGGAAGTTCACACAGCTTATCCTGATCAGTGTACTCTTCCTCTCCCATCTCGAATGAATAACGCCGCAGTTGATTCTAGTGAGGATCGTGTGACTGCTGTTGCTCCACAGCCTGTTGCTGATCCAATCTGGAG ACACTGGATCCAAGGTGTCGGTGCAACATACTGCTAA